Proteins encoded by one window of Halosolutus amylolyticus:
- a CDS encoding PHP-associated domain-containing protein gives MTPQLSFAIDFHVHSDESYDGHEPIELVLEHAADIGLDGVVITDHDEIDESLRAADLAPEYGLVGIPGVEVSTRHGHLLAIGVEERPDPGQPFMETVETVRDLGGIAIVPHPFQRSRHGVRKRHIEDADAIETYNSMLFTGYRNRRARTFARRRGYPEIGASDAHYLPNVGRAYTEILVEPSAETPSKAAIDGDDLVEAILEGRTQIHGKRTPVHKSTVQYAKGAVRKSTYVLTSRAPLVPTIPASMDRSG, from the coding sequence ATGACACCTCAGCTCTCCTTTGCGATCGACTTTCACGTCCACTCGGACGAGTCCTACGACGGACACGAACCGATCGAACTCGTCCTGGAACACGCGGCCGACATCGGACTCGACGGCGTCGTGATCACGGACCACGACGAGATCGACGAGTCCCTGCGCGCCGCCGACCTCGCGCCGGAGTACGGTCTGGTCGGCATCCCCGGCGTCGAGGTGTCGACCCGCCACGGCCACCTGCTCGCGATCGGCGTCGAGGAGCGACCCGATCCCGGCCAGCCGTTCATGGAGACCGTCGAGACCGTCCGTGACCTCGGCGGGATCGCGATCGTTCCCCACCCGTTCCAGCGAAGCCGCCACGGCGTGCGGAAACGGCACATCGAGGACGCCGACGCGATCGAGACGTACAACTCGATGCTGTTTACCGGCTACCGGAATCGTCGTGCGCGGACGTTCGCCCGTCGACGCGGCTATCCCGAGATCGGCGCGAGCGACGCCCACTACCTGCCGAACGTCGGCAGGGCCTACACCGAAATCCTCGTCGAACCTAGCGCCGAAACCCCGTCGAAGGCGGCGATCGACGGCGACGACCTCGTCGAAGCGATCCTCGAGGGACGAACGCAGATTCACGGCAAACGGACCCCGGTCCACAAGAGCACGGTCCAGTACGCGAAAGGGGCGGTTCGCAAGTCGACCTACGTGCTGACCTCGCGCGCGCCGCTGGTGCCGACGATCCCCGCGTCGATGGATCGATCGGGGTAG
- a CDS encoding single-stranded-DNA-specific exonuclease RecJ, translating into MAGPIPDLEDRATRCAQRLCEADRVLLASHIDADGLTSAAIAAQALERAGIPFETVFEKQLDDAAIAAIADTDYETVLFTDFGSGQLDSIGEHEDAGAFTPVIADHHQPADRETAYHLNPLLFGIDGASELSGAGASYVLARALAAETSTGAAAADGGAATTDAGTGTTARADNRDLAALAVVGAVGDMQASGGELHGANERIVAEGVEAGVLETGTDLALYGKQTRPLPKLLEYATDVHIPGISNDQQGALRFLDGLDLELKRDGEWRRWAGLTNDEKQTVASALVKRAVSSGVPASKIEGLVGTAYVLAGEPVGTELRDASEFSTLLNATARYERADVGLGVCLGDREGALERARKLLRNHRRNLSNGIDLVTSEGVTHEEHLQWFHAGDRIRETIVGIVAGMAMGNEGISRSKPILAFAEKNDEEVKVSARGTHSLVRQGLDLSIVVGKASRAVDGDGGGHDVAAGATVPKGREEEFVARADEIVGEQLS; encoded by the coding sequence ATGGCTGGCCCGATCCCCGACCTCGAGGACCGTGCGACCCGCTGTGCACAGCGACTCTGCGAGGCCGATCGCGTGTTGCTCGCGTCCCACATCGACGCCGACGGACTGACCAGCGCCGCGATCGCCGCCCAGGCGCTCGAACGCGCGGGGATCCCCTTCGAGACCGTCTTCGAGAAGCAACTCGACGACGCGGCGATCGCCGCGATCGCCGACACCGACTACGAGACCGTCCTCTTTACGGACTTCGGGAGCGGCCAGCTCGATAGCATCGGCGAGCACGAGGACGCGGGCGCGTTCACCCCCGTGATCGCCGACCACCACCAGCCGGCCGATCGGGAGACGGCGTACCACCTCAACCCGCTCCTGTTCGGGATCGACGGCGCCTCGGAACTGTCGGGTGCCGGGGCGAGCTACGTGCTCGCGCGGGCGCTCGCCGCCGAGACGAGCACCGGGGCTGCCGCGGCGGACGGCGGTGCGGCCACGACCGACGCGGGCACCGGGACGACCGCCCGCGCGGACAATCGCGACCTGGCCGCCCTCGCCGTCGTCGGCGCGGTCGGCGACATGCAGGCCTCCGGCGGCGAACTCCACGGCGCGAACGAACGGATCGTCGCGGAGGGCGTTGAGGCCGGCGTCCTCGAGACCGGGACGGACCTCGCACTCTACGGCAAGCAGACGCGTCCGCTCCCGAAACTCCTCGAGTACGCCACCGACGTCCACATCCCCGGCATCTCGAACGACCAGCAGGGCGCGCTTCGATTTCTCGACGGGCTCGACCTCGAGTTGAAACGGGACGGGGAGTGGCGGCGCTGGGCCGGACTCACGAACGACGAGAAGCAGACCGTCGCCAGCGCGCTCGTCAAACGAGCCGTCTCGAGCGGCGTCCCCGCATCGAAGATCGAGGGGCTGGTCGGGACCGCCTACGTCCTCGCCGGGGAACCCGTCGGCACCGAGCTGCGGGACGCCAGCGAGTTCTCGACGCTACTCAACGCGACCGCCCGGTACGAGCGGGCCGACGTCGGTCTCGGCGTCTGTCTCGGCGATCGGGAGGGAGCACTCGAACGGGCCCGGAAACTCCTGCGAAACCACCGCCGGAACCTCTCGAACGGGATCGACCTCGTCACGAGCGAGGGCGTCACCCACGAGGAGCACCTCCAGTGGTTCCACGCCGGCGATCGCATCCGCGAGACGATCGTCGGCATCGTCGCCGGGATGGCGATGGGCAACGAGGGGATCAGCCGATCGAAACCGATCCTCGCGTTCGCAGAAAAGAACGACGAGGAGGTCAAGGTCTCCGCGCGCGGCACCCACTCGCTCGTTCGGCAGGGACTCGACCTCTCGATCGTCGTGGGCAAGGCTTCCCGGGCCGTCGACGGCGACGGCGGCGGTCACGACGTCGCAGCGGGGGCGACGGTCCCGAAGGGCCGAGAGGAGGAGTTCGTCGCACGCGCCGACGAGATCGTCGGCGAGCAACTGTCCTGA
- a CDS encoding CapA family protein: protein MIRSRRRVLASAAGAALGVSGCLEPTAESTADGDARDEFERDHAGTTIGFVGDAMLGRNLDERYGRRGVDPAAVWGDLRSRLDSLDAVCCNLECCLSTRGERFPDRAYYFRADPAWAVPALEAGNVRFAALANNHMLDYGPTALVDTLEALSDGGIGHAGAGKTPAAAYAPASFSVDGVDVAVVSVADHYAEYGATDERPGTAYLECDPDDAETRRLVDDALDRARARDPDLLVASIHWGPNWVERPDETYVEFGRWLVDRGVDLVHGHSAHVVQGVERYGDGVILHDTGDIVDDYVVKEDLRNDRSFLFEVGLEGGSIAELRLVPVVIDDYAVHPAGDDAATWLHETMRERSAPFETSYEKDGDDLVLSL, encoded by the coding sequence GTGATCAGGAGTCGACGACGGGTCCTCGCGAGCGCGGCGGGTGCCGCTCTCGGCGTCAGCGGCTGCCTCGAACCGACCGCCGAGTCGACAGCGGACGGGGACGCCAGGGACGAGTTCGAGCGCGACCACGCCGGGACGACGATCGGGTTCGTCGGCGACGCCATGCTCGGGCGCAACCTCGACGAGCGCTACGGGCGACGGGGCGTCGATCCGGCCGCGGTCTGGGGCGACCTCCGATCGCGACTCGACTCCCTCGACGCGGTCTGTTGTAACCTCGAGTGCTGTCTGTCGACGCGAGGCGAGCGATTTCCCGACCGGGCGTACTACTTCCGGGCCGATCCGGCGTGGGCCGTCCCCGCCCTCGAGGCGGGGAACGTCCGGTTCGCCGCGCTGGCGAACAACCACATGCTCGATTACGGCCCGACCGCGCTGGTCGACACGCTCGAGGCCCTCTCCGACGGCGGGATCGGGCACGCGGGGGCCGGCAAAACACCGGCCGCGGCGTACGCGCCCGCCTCGTTTTCGGTCGACGGGGTCGACGTCGCAGTTGTCTCCGTCGCCGATCATTACGCGGAGTACGGCGCCACCGACGAGCGCCCCGGGACGGCCTACCTCGAGTGCGATCCCGACGATGCGGAGACGCGCCGCCTCGTGGACGACGCGCTCGATCGGGCACGGGCGCGGGACCCGGATCTGCTCGTCGCGTCGATCCACTGGGGCCCCAACTGGGTCGAACGGCCGGACGAGACGTACGTCGAGTTCGGCCGCTGGCTCGTCGATCGGGGCGTCGACCTCGTCCACGGCCACAGCGCCCACGTCGTACAGGGCGTCGAACGGTACGGCGACGGCGTCATCCTCCACGACACCGGCGACATCGTCGACGATTACGTGGTCAAAGAGGACCTGCGCAACGATCGCAGCTTCCTCTTCGAGGTCGGTCTCGAGGGCGGCTCGATCGCCGAACTCCGACTCGTCCCCGTCGTAATCGACGACTACGCGGTCCACCCCGCGGGTGACGACGCCGCGACGTGGCTCCACGAGACGATGCGGGAGCGCTCCGCCCCGTTCGAAACCAGCTACGAGAAGGACGGCGACGATCTGGTCCTCTCGCTGTAG
- a CDS encoding uroporphyrinogen-III synthase: MRDATRSPTVAVFRPDDDRLAEAADLLESLGAEPVPDPMLAVEPTDAVPRTDADYAILTSKTGAELVADAGWDPGDATVCAIGPATADALRDVGYAVDLVPEEFTSSGLVADLDDAVDGARVEVARSDHGSDVLLDGLEDAGAYVHETILYRLVRPEGSGESAELAAEGALDAACFTSSLTVEHFLEAAEERGLRQDALAGLRDATVGAIGEPTKGTAEAQGIDVDVVPAEATFDALARETIDAAGSVDEPRR, from the coding sequence ATGCGTGACGCCACCCGCTCCCCCACGGTCGCCGTCTTCCGTCCCGACGACGATCGACTCGCAGAGGCCGCCGACCTCCTCGAATCGCTCGGTGCGGAGCCCGTTCCCGACCCGATGCTGGCCGTCGAACCGACCGACGCCGTCCCGCGGACCGACGCGGACTACGCGATTCTGACGAGCAAGACCGGCGCGGAACTCGTCGCCGACGCCGGCTGGGACCCCGGCGACGCGACCGTCTGTGCGATCGGTCCCGCGACGGCAGATGCCCTTCGCGACGTGGGCTACGCGGTCGATCTCGTCCCCGAAGAGTTCACGTCGAGCGGACTCGTCGCCGACCTCGACGACGCGGTCGACGGCGCGCGCGTCGAAGTCGCCCGGAGCGATCACGGGAGCGACGTCCTGCTCGACGGACTCGAGGACGCGGGCGCGTACGTCCACGAGACGATTCTCTACCGGCTGGTTCGTCCCGAGGGGAGCGGCGAATCGGCCGAGCTCGCCGCCGAGGGAGCCCTCGACGCCGCCTGCTTCACTTCGTCGCTGACGGTCGAACACTTCTTAGAGGCCGCCGAAGAGCGCGGACTCCGCCAGGACGCCCTCGCGGGGCTGCGGGACGCGACGGTCGGCGCGATCGGCGAACCGACGAAAGGGACCGCCGAAGCACAGGGGATCGACGTCGACGTGGTGCCAGCGGAGGCGACGTTCGACGCCCTGGCCCGCGAGACGATCGACGCGGCGGGATCGGTCGACGAACCGCGACGCTGA
- the cobA gene encoding uroporphyrinogen-III C-methyltransferase: MTDGSTDSNGPEPGTVYLVGSGPGDPDLLTVRAKRLLEAADVVLHDKLPGPKIIDLLPEERREDVGKRAGGDRTPQSEINERLVELAREGKSVVRLKGGDSFVFGRGGEEAEYLATHEVPFEVVPAVTSAIAAPAVAGIPVTHRDHASSVSFVTGHEDPTKEESAVDWEALAATGGTIVVLMGVGRLPDYTTALIEAGMAPETPVALVERGTWPGQQVATGTLETIVDARDEAGIEPPAVTVIGDVAGTRDSVVEFLRNDYGTPNEERKHDA, encoded by the coding sequence ATGACCGACGGGTCGACCGACTCGAACGGGCCGGAGCCGGGCACCGTCTACCTCGTCGGCAGCGGCCCCGGCGATCCGGACCTGCTGACGGTCAGGGCGAAACGCCTGCTCGAAGCCGCCGACGTCGTCCTCCACGACAAGCTGCCGGGGCCGAAGATCATCGACCTGCTGCCCGAGGAGCGCCGCGAGGACGTCGGCAAGCGTGCCGGCGGCGATCGCACGCCCCAGTCCGAGATCAACGAGCGACTGGTCGAACTCGCCCGCGAGGGCAAGTCCGTCGTCCGGCTCAAGGGCGGCGACTCGTTCGTCTTCGGTCGCGGCGGCGAGGAGGCCGAGTACCTCGCTACCCACGAGGTGCCGTTCGAGGTCGTCCCGGCGGTCACGTCCGCGATCGCCGCGCCCGCCGTCGCGGGGATCCCGGTCACCCACCGCGATCACGCCTCGTCGGTCTCGTTCGTCACGGGCCACGAAGACCCGACGAAGGAGGAGTCCGCGGTCGACTGGGAGGCACTCGCCGCGACGGGCGGCACGATCGTCGTCCTGATGGGCGTCGGTCGGCTCCCGGACTACACGACGGCGCTGATCGAGGCCGGGATGGCCCCCGAGACGCCCGTCGCGCTCGTCGAGCGCGGCACCTGGCCCGGCCAGCAGGTCGCGACCGGGACCCTGGAGACGATCGTCGACGCCCGCGACGAGGCGGGGATCGAACCACCCGCAGTGACGGTGATCGGCGACGTGGCAGGGACGCGCGATTCGGTCGTGGAGTTCCTGCGGAACGACTACGGCACTCCGAACGAGGAGAGGAAACACGATGCGTGA
- the hemC gene encoding hydroxymethylbilane synthase, whose translation MRTRGTLRLATRGSALARRQAAIVQEALEDRRYEVELVTVETTGDQIRDELIHRLGKTGAFVRELDERVLEGDLDGAIHSMKDMPTEQPDDLVTAAIPERGRPGDALVTPDGAALEDLPNGATVGTSSLRRRAQLLSERPDLEVEPLRGNVDTRLEKLLAPALQDEHQERSEADKERKGNTGNEDFEPEYDRTVDEWFDDLSELEKQALGREVETAYDAIVLAEAGLERSGFAHAVDYQPLPTDTFVPAPGQGALAVVATDGETAREIQSTIDHPRTRVETTVERTLLAELGGGCIAPIGIYAVVQGEYVHASVHVSDRDGEESVTASRDLPVETHAEAAREFAADLADRGAADLIDAAREDTEGDDGPAPDDQPEGK comes from the coding sequence ATGAGAACGCGCGGGACGTTGCGACTGGCGACGCGGGGGTCTGCACTCGCCCGGCGGCAGGCCGCGATCGTACAGGAGGCCCTGGAAGACCGGCGGTACGAGGTCGAACTCGTGACCGTCGAGACGACGGGCGACCAGATCAGGGACGAATTGATCCACCGACTCGGGAAGACGGGTGCGTTCGTCCGCGAACTCGACGAGCGCGTCCTCGAGGGCGACCTCGACGGCGCGATCCACTCGATGAAGGACATGCCGACCGAACAGCCCGACGACCTCGTCACGGCCGCGATTCCCGAACGGGGACGGCCGGGAGACGCCCTCGTAACGCCGGACGGAGCGGCGCTCGAGGACCTCCCGAACGGCGCGACCGTAGGCACGTCGAGCCTGCGCCGGCGCGCGCAGTTGCTCTCCGAGCGGCCGGACCTCGAGGTCGAACCGCTTCGCGGGAACGTGGACACGCGCCTCGAGAAGTTGCTCGCGCCCGCACTCCAGGACGAACACCAGGAGCGATCGGAGGCCGACAAAGAACGCAAAGGAAATACCGGGAACGAGGACTTCGAACCGGAGTACGACCGCACCGTCGACGAGTGGTTCGACGACCTCTCGGAACTCGAAAAGCAGGCCCTGGGTCGCGAGGTCGAGACCGCGTACGACGCGATCGTCCTTGCGGAGGCGGGCCTCGAGCGAAGCGGCTTCGCACACGCCGTCGACTACCAGCCGCTCCCGACGGATACGTTCGTCCCCGCGCCGGGCCAGGGCGCGCTCGCGGTGGTCGCGACGGACGGCGAGACCGCCCGCGAGATCCAGTCGACCATCGATCACCCGCGAACCCGAGTCGAGACGACGGTCGAGCGTACCCTCCTCGCGGAACTCGGCGGCGGCTGCATCGCCCCGATCGGCATCTACGCCGTCGTTCAGGGGGAGTACGTGCACGCGTCGGTCCACGTCTCCGACCGGGACGGCGAGGAGTCGGTGACTGCGAGCCGCGACCTCCCGGTCGAGACCCACGCCGAAGCCGCCCGCGAGTTCGCGGCCGACCTCGCCGATCGCGGGGCCGCGGACCTGATCGACGCCGCGCGCGAGGACACCGAGGGCGACGACGGACCAGCACCGGACGACCAGCCGGAGGGGAAGTAG
- a CDS encoding group I truncated hemoglobin, whose translation MDDSLYERLGGEDGIAAVVDDFYDRVVADEQVAHYFEDVDMQKQRAHQAQFISSVAGGPVEYTGAEMEAAHADLDIGPADFEAIATHLDDALAAFDVAEDDRQTVLAEIARYRGAIVTAD comes from the coding sequence ATGGACGACTCCCTCTACGAACGACTCGGTGGCGAGGACGGCATCGCCGCCGTCGTCGACGATTTCTACGATCGCGTCGTCGCGGACGAACAGGTCGCACACTACTTCGAGGACGTCGATATGCAGAAACAGCGCGCACACCAGGCCCAGTTCATCAGTTCCGTCGCCGGCGGCCCGGTCGAGTACACGGGCGCGGAGATGGAAGCGGCCCACGCGGATCTCGATATCGGCCCGGCGGACTTCGAGGCGATCGCGACCCACCTCGACGACGCGCTCGCGGCGTTCGACGTCGCGGAGGACGATCGGCAGACGGTGCTCGCGGAGATCGCCCGCTACCGCGGCGCGATCGTCACCGCGGACTGA
- a CDS encoding nitric-oxide reductase large subunit: protein MKVNRKQLATFLAAIFFVNLIVMAGGAWLSYENEPEIPETIVGPDGETVATSDDVQTGKMVFQENGLMNQGSALGRGSYYDVDYTADALESKTDHMRDYYAQEEYETAYEDLDASEQAAIDETVRQELQSSSYDPDEVEYSAAEAYAHEQVRQDYVETYYEGDRERGIQEGLIPTAEEAEQFADFALWTAWISHTDRPDSDVSFTNDFPYSPAAGNDAGGAVMTWSVIAMVLLVAGAGIAIWLYQAVELPEPEANGVSIPHPKEIDLTPSQILSTRFVLIGAVLFVLQTFLGGLLAHYYVERDDFFGLHELVGFDILEYLPWTIVRTWHVDLGILWIAVMWLGAGLFLAPLLTGREPRRQALYIKGLIAALLVVAVGGLAGIWLGVNNFFGGEWWWLLGNEGLEYVEIGRIWQAGLLVGFLGWTALVARGFKPLLDREPRYGLAHMIVYAGGSIGLLFMAGFLYTPDTNFVMTEFWRWWVVHMWVEGVFEFFILVVIALTLVSMNLLSKKSAEKAVIFQAALVMGSGIIGVSHHYWWAGLPEVWLPIGSVFSTLEFIPLLFILYEALGQYRAMDAAGTDFPYRMAFYFIVASSVWNFFGAGVIGFFINLPVISYFESGTYLTVAHAHGAMFGAFGFLAMGMAVYILRVTTRAEHWSDRRLRLSFWLCNAGLALMLFLSLLPVGFLQLEVAFTEGYAASRSLEFYNTGIVQTLFWLRMPGDTLLILGAIVFAWDVAAKLLFQRKATVGESSDTGSHVIADRLVADDRVDPVSDDD from the coding sequence ATGAAGGTAAACAGAAAACAACTCGCCACGTTCCTCGCGGCGATCTTCTTCGTGAACCTCATCGTCATGGCCGGTGGGGCGTGGCTCTCCTACGAGAACGAACCGGAGATCCCCGAGACGATCGTCGGCCCGGACGGCGAGACCGTCGCGACGAGCGACGACGTCCAGACGGGGAAGATGGTTTTCCAGGAGAACGGACTGATGAACCAGGGGTCGGCCCTGGGTCGTGGAAGTTACTACGACGTCGACTACACTGCCGACGCTCTCGAGTCCAAGACCGACCACATGCGCGACTACTACGCGCAGGAGGAGTACGAGACGGCCTACGAGGATCTCGACGCGTCGGAGCAAGCGGCGATCGACGAGACGGTCCGGCAGGAACTCCAGTCGAGCAGCTACGACCCCGACGAGGTCGAGTACTCCGCCGCGGAAGCGTACGCCCACGAGCAGGTGCGTCAGGACTACGTCGAAACGTACTACGAGGGCGACCGCGAGCGCGGCATTCAGGAGGGGCTGATCCCGACCGCGGAGGAAGCAGAGCAGTTCGCGGACTTCGCGCTGTGGACCGCCTGGATCTCCCACACCGATCGGCCGGATTCGGACGTCTCGTTCACCAACGACTTCCCGTACTCGCCCGCCGCGGGCAACGACGCCGGCGGGGCCGTAATGACCTGGAGCGTCATCGCGATGGTGTTGCTGGTCGCCGGTGCCGGGATCGCGATCTGGCTCTACCAGGCCGTCGAACTCCCCGAACCCGAGGCGAACGGCGTGTCGATTCCCCACCCGAAGGAGATCGACCTGACGCCGAGTCAGATCCTGAGCACCAGGTTCGTCCTCATCGGGGCCGTACTGTTCGTCCTCCAGACGTTCCTGGGTGGCCTGCTCGCCCACTACTACGTCGAGCGCGACGACTTCTTCGGCCTCCACGAACTCGTCGGGTTCGACATCCTCGAGTACCTCCCCTGGACGATCGTCCGAACGTGGCACGTCGACCTGGGGATCCTCTGGATCGCGGTGATGTGGCTCGGTGCCGGCCTCTTCCTCGCACCGCTGCTGACGGGTCGCGAACCGCGCAGACAGGCCCTGTACATCAAGGGCCTGATCGCCGCGTTACTCGTCGTTGCCGTCGGCGGCCTCGCGGGCATCTGGCTCGGCGTCAACAACTTCTTCGGCGGCGAGTGGTGGTGGCTCCTGGGTAACGAGGGGCTAGAGTACGTCGAGATCGGCCGCATCTGGCAGGCCGGCCTGCTGGTCGGCTTCCTCGGCTGGACCGCGCTCGTGGCTCGCGGGTTCAAGCCCCTGCTCGATCGCGAGCCCCGATACGGGCTGGCCCACATGATCGTCTACGCGGGCGGCTCGATCGGCCTGCTGTTCATGGCTGGCTTCCTCTACACGCCAGACACGAACTTCGTCATGACCGAGTTCTGGCGCTGGTGGGTCGTCCACATGTGGGTCGAGGGCGTCTTCGAGTTCTTCATCCTCGTCGTCATCGCGCTCACGCTGGTCTCGATGAACCTCCTCTCGAAGAAGTCGGCCGAGAAGGCGGTCATCTTCCAGGCCGCGCTCGTGATGGGAAGCGGCATCATCGGCGTCTCCCACCACTACTGGTGGGCCGGCCTCCCCGAGGTCTGGCTCCCGATCGGCAGCGTCTTCTCCACCCTCGAGTTCATCCCGCTGCTGTTCATCCTCTACGAGGCGCTGGGCCAGTACCGCGCGATGGACGCCGCTGGAACGGACTTTCCCTACCGGATGGCGTTCTACTTCATCGTCGCCTCCTCGGTCTGGAACTTCTTCGGGGCCGGCGTCATCGGCTTCTTCATCAATCTCCCGGTGATCAGCTACTTCGAGAGCGGGACCTACCTGACCGTCGCCCACGCCCACGGCGCGATGTTCGGGGCCTTCGGCTTCCTCGCGATGGGGATGGCCGTCTACATCCTCCGGGTGACCACCCGCGCCGAGCACTGGTCCGATCGACGCCTGCGCCTGTCGTTCTGGCTGTGTAACGCCGGTCTCGCGCTCATGCTGTTCCTCTCTTTGCTCCCGGTCGGCTTCCTCCAGCTGGAGGTCGCGTTCACCGAGGGCTACGCCGCCTCGCGGAGCCTGGAGTTCTACAACACCGGGATCGTCCAGACGCTGTTCTGGCTCCGCATGCCCGGTGACACGCTGTTGATCCTTGGTGCGATCGTCTTCGCCTGGGACGTCGCCGCGAAACTGCTCTTCCAGCGCAAGGCGACCGTCGGCGAGTCGTCGGATACCGGCTCACACGTCATCGCCGATCGGCTCGTCGCAGACGACCGGGTCGACCCGGTGAGCGACGACGACTGA
- a CDS encoding sensor histidine kinase: MAPFGPRGLVSGARIPESVSAFGAALVAVLLGEFWLFPVSDPGSGADGLFLVGVVTSVPFLVGITAGGYWLRTADLSPARYPRIAGWCLAGLIAFLVVNLGLIAAMPTETWLAVSWVRWAVAIGTGTGLLVGCIEARAIERALAAERAALRTEHLERQRDYLDYLNGLLRHEVLNTAAIINGYATLLLDEEPSLTDHGRQWASVIADESDELTTVIDDVRVLLQTTEGEYQLEPVDISQVLADEVRKLDHKWGPVDVEQSIPEAVFVRADGLVARVFGNLLSNAVEHNDAETPRVAIEVHPGPETVRIDVADNGPGIPEDALDSLFERGERRGSTHGLGLYLVDQLVTRYGGTIEVADTGPDGTRFAVELPAAEEPADRSPDDPEPADRSDA; this comes from the coding sequence ATGGCTCCTTTCGGGCCCCGCGGTCTCGTCTCCGGAGCACGGATTCCGGAGTCCGTGAGCGCGTTCGGGGCGGCACTCGTGGCCGTGCTGCTCGGCGAGTTCTGGCTGTTCCCGGTATCCGATCCCGGAAGCGGGGCTGACGGGTTGTTTCTGGTGGGTGTGGTGACGTCCGTCCCCTTTCTCGTCGGCATTACGGCCGGCGGCTACTGGCTCCGCACCGCCGACCTTTCGCCGGCCCGATATCCGCGCATCGCGGGCTGGTGTCTCGCCGGCCTGATCGCCTTCCTCGTCGTCAATCTCGGGCTCATCGCCGCGATGCCGACCGAGACGTGGCTCGCCGTCTCGTGGGTGCGGTGGGCCGTCGCGATCGGAACCGGGACGGGGTTACTCGTCGGCTGTATCGAAGCGCGCGCCATCGAGCGCGCGCTGGCAGCCGAACGGGCGGCGCTCCGGACGGAACATCTCGAACGGCAACGGGACTATCTCGACTACCTCAACGGCCTCCTCCGACACGAGGTGTTGAACACGGCGGCGATCATCAACGGGTACGCGACGCTGCTCCTCGACGAGGAGCCGTCGCTGACCGATCACGGCCGGCAGTGGGCGTCCGTCATCGCCGACGAATCCGACGAACTGACGACCGTGATTGACGACGTCCGCGTGCTCTTGCAGACGACCGAGGGGGAGTACCAGCTCGAACCCGTAGACATCTCGCAGGTGCTGGCCGACGAAGTGCGAAAACTGGACCACAAGTGGGGTCCCGTCGACGTGGAGCAGTCGATCCCCGAGGCCGTCTTCGTCCGGGCCGACGGGCTGGTCGCCCGCGTCTTCGGCAACCTCCTCTCGAACGCGGTCGAACACAACGACGCCGAGACGCCCCGGGTCGCCATCGAAGTCCATCCCGGCCCCGAAACCGTCCGGATCGACGTCGCGGACAACGGCCCCGGTATTCCCGAGGATGCGCTCGATTCGCTGTTCGAGCGCGGCGAGCGCCGGGGCAGCACGCACGGGCTGGGGCTCTACCTGGTCGACCAGTTGGTGACCCGATACGGCGGGACGATCGAGGTGGCCGACACGGGACCTGACGGGACCCGGTTCGCCGTCGAACTCCCGGCGGCCGAGGAACCGGCCGATCGATCCCCCGACGATCCGGAACCGGCCGATCGATCGGACGCGTGA